In Diorhabda sublineata isolate icDioSubl1.1 chromosome 4, icDioSubl1.1, whole genome shotgun sequence, a single window of DNA contains:
- the LOC130443382 gene encoding uncharacterized protein LOC130443382, with the protein MDGDTARRLCSLFVLVILANAVLPDYQFINPIRFPYSSTGNPYVGLFVAIALPINITGPADLFISANFESSYSLPENVSVLSYPPIVSSARLVLYELLESKIKRYGYSGKLCLQRAICETADYTTEHHGVLGDILHVLLTPSSSQKENGLEDYANAETYGRTKGHCEKYKKKCPFSILNAFSVVKDAIRLYDPEYLKKELSFMLKN; encoded by the exons ATGGACGGAGACACCGCTAGACGTTTGTGTTCTTTATTTGTGCTGGTTATCTTAGCGAACGCAGTGTTGCCGGATTATCAGTTCATTAATCCCATCAGATTCCCATATTCGTCGACCGGAAATCCTTACGTGGGA cTGTTCGTTGCTATTGCGCTCCCCATAAATATAACTGGACCTGCGGATTTATTTATATCCGCTAATTTTGAATCTTCGTATAGTTTACCGGAAAATGTATCGGTGCTTTCGTATCCCCCGATCGTCAGTTCGGCTAGATTGGTACTGTACGAATTATTGGAGTCGAAAATAAAACG ttatGGATATTCTGGTAAACTTTGCTTGCAGAGGGCAATTTGCGAAACTGCTGATTATACCACAGAACACCACGGAGTTCTCGGTGACATTCTTCATGTTCTTTTAAC TCCGTCTTCGTCTCAAAAAGAAAACGGGTTAGAAGATTACGCTAACGCCGAAACGTACGGTAGGACGAAAGGTCATTgcgaaaagtataaaaaaaagtgtCCGTTCAGTATACTGAATGCTTTTAGCGTTGTGAAGGACGCCATCCGATTGTACGACCCGGAATATCTTAAAAAAGAATTATCGTTCatgttaaaaaactaa